The proteins below are encoded in one region of Oncorhynchus kisutch isolate 150728-3 unplaced genomic scaffold, Okis_V2 scaffold740, whole genome shotgun sequence:
- the LOC109879263 gene encoding pyridoxal phosphate phosphatase PHOSPHO2, with amino-acid sequence MKTLLVFDFDHTLVDDNSDTWVIQCIPDQCLPDLVKNSYQKGLWTEYMGRVMSYIGDQDISPDTIRSVMETIPFTDGMIELLTFIVSNKNDIDCIIISDSNTVFIDWILQVAGVQDAVDQVFTNPAAFDKRGYMEIECYHSHQCSQCPVNLCKRKVLADFLAGQLKGGVEYQRTFYVGDGGNDLCPSNSLREGDVVFPRKGYTLERLLSRQSAQQGEGSSNPRVVGWTSGKEILMELKACVPL; translated from the coding sequence ATGAAGACTCTGTTGGTGTTTGACTTCGACCACACCTTGGTGGATGACAACAGTGACACCTGGGTCATTCAGTGTATCCCGGACCAATGCCTGCCAGACCTGGTCAAGAACTCCTACCAGAAGGGACTCTGGACAGAGTACATGGGCAGAGTCATGTCCTATATAGGAGACCAGGACATCAGCCCCGATACAATCCGAAGTGTGATGGAGACAATACCGTTTACAGACGGAATGATTGAACTGTTGACGTTCATTGTGAGTAACAAGAACGACATTGACTGCATCATTATCTCAGATTCAAACACAGTGTTCATCGACTGGATACTGCAGGTGGCTGGGGTTCAAGACGCGGTCGACCAAGTCTTCACCAATCCGGCTGCGTTTGACAAGCGTGGCTACATGGAGATAGAATGTTACCATTCTCACCAGTGTAGCCAGTGCCCTGTCAATCTGTGTAAGAGGAAAGTGCTGGCTGATTTCCTGGCAGGGCAGTTGAAGGGAGGGGTAGAGTATCAGAGAACTTTCTATGTAGGGGACGGAGGGAACGACCTTTGCCCTTCCAACAGTCTAAGGGAAGGAGATGTGGTGTTCCCTAGAAAGGGTTACACCTTGGAGAGGCTGCTCTCTAGACAGAGTGCACAACAAGGAGAGGGTTCGTCGAACCCGAGAGTCGTAGGATGGACAAGTGGAAAAGAGATCCTGATGGAACTGAAAGCATGTGTTCCCCTGTAG
- the LOC109879262 gene encoding kelch-like protein 23, whose amino-acid sequence MSSRNTMSSKGQESPESFYTYDFCDPTHPTEVLEALGEYYTEGLFTDIALQCSTGELFHCHKVALCSRSSYFRAMFTADMRERSHSVIRLAGVDVEVLTTLVDYVYTSKASITQWNVESLLEAADLLQFGAVKTACENFLVRLLDVDNCLGMLRFAQLHVCLSLEKEARRVLLCHFHEVVREEEFQELGVEKVRSLLQEENLVEVLKEAVLVEGVVRWLAHDTLARRGHFQELLHSAHLDLKEEYLRTALELHRECLETDTEDIHSLFVQALKTAFNINKSPSEHCRRGRRLTSRMFVIGGYHWHPLSEVQTWDPVTDQWQQGEDMPDHTRESYGVTLLGSNIYISGGYRTDTTEALDTVWVYSSDTDKWTQGQPMLTARYYHCSVGLHGCVYVIGGYRGGAPMGETEFYDPLKRKWIPVANMVQGVGNATACVLRDTIYVAGGHYGYKGSCTYDKIQTYRADVNEWSITTTCPHPEYGLCLVSLHPKLYLVGGQTTITDCYEPDRDEWSQLARTKERRMECGAVAMNGSLYVTGGYSYSKGTYLQSVERYDPEQDTWEIVGNLPGAARSHGCVCVYSV is encoded by the exons ATGTCGAGcag GAACACAATGTCATCTAAGGGACAGGAGTCGCCAGAATCCTTCTACACCTATGATTTCTGTGACCCAACCCATCCCACGGAGGTTCTAGAAGCCCTCGGAGAATACTACACAGAAGGCTTGTTCACTGACATAGCTCTACAGTGCTCTACAGGGGAGCTCTTCCACTGCCATAAAGTGGCTCTATGCTCCCGTAGTTCCTACTTCAGAGCCATGTTCACAGCCGATATGAGAGAGAGGTCCCACAGTGTCATCAGACTAGCTGGGGTAGATGTGGAGGTGCTGACGACGCTGGTGGACTATGTGTACACCTCCAAG GCCTCCATTACCCAGTGGAATGTAGAGTCTCTGCTGGAGGCTGCAGACCTGCTGCAGTTCGGAGCCGTGAAAACGGCCTGTGAGAACTTCCTGGTTCGTCTCCTCGACGTCGACAACTGTCTGGGCATGCTCCGTTTCGCCCAGctccatgtgtgtctgtccctggaGAAGGAGGCACGCAGGGTGCTGCTCTGCCACTTCCACGAG gtggtgagagaggaggagttcCAGGAGCTGGGGGTGGAGAAGGTGAGGAGCCTCCTGCAGGAGGAGAACCTGGTGGAGGTGTTGAAAGAGGCTGTGCTGGTGGAGGGGGTGGTGAGGTGGCTGGCCCACGATACTCTTGCCCGCAGGGGACACTTCCAGGAGCTTCTTCACTCCGCCCACTTAGACCTGAAGGAAGAGTACCTCAGGACTGCCTTGGAGCTGCATAGAGAGTGTCTGGAGACTGACACTGAAGACATCCACTCTCTATTTGTCCAAGCTCTGAAGACTGCTTTTAATATCAATAAAAGCCCTTCGGAACACTGCAGAAGGGGCAGGAGACTGACCTCCAGGATGTTTGTGATAGGAGGGTACCACTGGCACCCTCTGTCTGAGGTCCAGACCTGGGACCCGGTCACGGACCAGTGGCAGCAGGGGGAGGATATGCCAGACCACACCAGGGAGAGTTATGGAGTTACCCTGCTGGGCTCCAACATCTATATTAGTGGCGGCTACAGGACAGACACTACAGAGGCTCTAGATACAGTGTGGGTTTACAGCAGTGATACTGATAAATGGACACAGGGGCAGCCCATGCTGACAGCGAGGTACTACCACTGTTCTGTGGGTCTGCATGGGTGTGTCTACGTCATAGGAGGGTACAGAGGAGGGGCGCCCATGGGGGAAACGGAATTCTATGACCCCTTGAAAAGGAAGTGGATTCCCGTAGCTAATATGGTACAAG GCGTGGGGAACGCTACGGCCTGTGTTCTGAGAGACACAATATATGTGGCAGGCGGTCACTATGGTTACAAGGGAAGCTGCACCTATGATAAGATTCAGACCTACAGGGCAGACGTCAATGAATGGAGCATAACAACGACCTGTCCTCATCCAG AGTACGGCCTGTGCCTGGTGTCACTACACCCCAAGCTGTACCTGGTGGGTGGCCAGACCACCATCACAGACTGTTACGAACCGGACAGAGATGAGTGGAGCCAGCTGGCCAGGaccaaggagaggaggatggagtgtGGCGCCGTGGCCATGAATGGGTCCCTGTATGTCACCGGGGGCTACTCCTACTCCAAGGGCACCTACCTGCAGAGTGTGGAGAGGTACGACCCCGAACAGGACACCTGGGAGATCGTGGGGAATTTACCTGGAGCGGCGCGGTCACATGGATGTGTCTGTGTTTACagcgtttag
- the LOC116361741 gene encoding acetylcholine receptor subunit alpha: MFYLKVHPLLVGILVVLAGSARCSEDETRLVKTLFTGYNKVVRPVNHFRDPVVVTVGLQLIQLISVDEVNQIVTSNVRLKQIWEDVNLKWNPDDYSGIKKIRIPSTDIWRPDLVLYNNADGDFAIVHETKVLLEHTGLITWNPPAIFKSYCEIIVLHFPFDLQNCSMKLGTWTYDGNLVVVNPDNDRPDLSNFMESGEWVMQDYRSWKHWVYYACCPDTPYLDITYHFLMLRLPLYFIVNVIIPCMLFSFLTGLVFYLPTDSGEKMTLSISVLLSLTVFLLVIVELIPSTSSAVPLIGKYMLFTMVFVIASIVITVIVINTHHRSPSTHTMPQWVRKIFIDTIPNFMFFSTMKRPSRDRQEKRIHPADFDISDISGKPAPASVTFQSPITKNPDVRSAIEGVKYIAETMKSDEESNNAAEEWKFVAMVLDHILLCVFMAVCIIGTMGVFAGRLIELSMQG; the protein is encoded by the exons ATGTTTTATTTGAAGGTACACCCTCTTCTTGTTGGGATTCTGGTTGTTTTAGCAG GTTCCGCCAGGTGTTCAGAAGATGAGACACGTCTGGTTAAAACCCTGTTCACCGGCTATAACAAGGTGGTCCGCCCTGTCAATCACTTCAGAGATCCGGTGGTGGTGACCGTAGGCTTGCAGCTCATCCAGCTCATTAGTGTG GATGAAGTCAATCAAATTGTGACCAGTAATGTGCGTCTGAAACAG ATATGGGAGGACGTGAATCTGAAGTGGAACCCTGATGATTATAGTGGAATTAAGAAGATCAGAATCCCTTCTACAGACATCTGGCGTCCTGACCTCGTGCTCTATAACAA TGCAGATGGAGACTTCGCAATCGTCCATGAGACCAAGGTGCTGCTGGAGCACACAGGTCTGATCACCTGGAACCCTCCGGCCATCTTTAAGAGCTACTGTGAGATCATTGTGCTTCACTTCCCCTTCGACCTGCAGAACTGCAGTATGAAGCTGGGGACATGGACCTACGACGGCAACCTGGTAGTGGTCAACCCG GACAACGACCGTCCTGACCTGAGTAACTTCATGGAGAGTGGTGAGTGGGTGATGCAGGACTATAGGAGCTGGAAGCACTGGGTCTACTATGCCTGCTGCCCTGACACACCCTACCTGGATATCACCTACCACTTCCTGATGCTGAGGCTGCCTCTCTACTTCATCGTCAACGTCATCATCCCCTGCatgctgttctccttcctgactggACTGGTCTTCTACCTTCCCACTGACTCTG GTGAGAAGATGaccctgtctatctctgtcctgctgtctctcactgtgtttctgctggtcatcGTGGAGCTCATCCCCTCCACCTCCAGTGCGGTGCCTCTCATTGGGAAGTACATGCTCTTCACCATGGTCTTCGTCATAGCCTCCATCGTCATCACCGTCATCGTCATCAACACACACCACCGCTCTCCCAGTACACACACAATGCCCCAGTGGGTCCGCAAG ATTTTCATTGACACCATCCCCAACTTCATGTTCTTCTCGACTATGAAGCGTCCATCCAGGGACAGGCAGGAGAAGAGGATCCACCCGGCTGACTTTGACATCTCCGACATCTCGGGCAAGCCTGCCCCTGCCTCTGTCACCTTCCAGTCCCCCATCACCAAGAACCCGGACGTCCGCAGCGCCATCGAGGGGGTCAAGTACATCGCAGAGACCATGAAGTCTGATGAAGAGTCCAACAAT gCTGCTGAGGAGTGGAAGTTTGTAGCCATGGTCCTGGATcacattttgctgtgtgtgttcatggcTGTGTGTATCATCGGCACCATGGGAGTGTTCGCTGGACGCCTCATTGAGCTGAGCATGCAGGGCTAA